A stretch of the Nicotiana tabacum cultivar K326 chromosome 6, ASM71507v2, whole genome shotgun sequence genome encodes the following:
- the LOC107793216 gene encoding PH, RCC1 and FYVE domains-containing protein 1-like isoform X1, with translation MNNLRRNSLGERNVEQAITALKRGTYLLKYGRRGKPKFCPFRLSTDETRLIWYVDKEEKQLQLSQVSRIIPGQRTAIFLRFPRPEKEYQSFSLLYGKSSLDLICKDKEEAEVWFVALRALISRVNCQKWTSNIGHDATSSEGSTAVTQRSSHSALSSSSGSSSTPYEDPKKNQLVSVPSQSPPKKRLERAFSDFLLYNAAAQCSSQRGFAACSLNSRSYGNLDDENGQSSADTIRFSFSSAISSSSQGSSSATIDTLCDILIWGEGIGDGLLSGGICGCGNVETARKDARLPKTLESAVLLDAQYIACGSTHAVLITKQGEILSWGEGSGGRLGHGVESDVSSPKLIDTLCGLNVTSAACGDYHTCATTISGDLYTWGEGTFNFGLLGHDTGISHWTPKKVKGPLVGKHVSYVSCGPWHSAAITSVGQLFTFGDGTFGALGHGDRSSTSIPREVETLQGRRTVTVSCGHWHTAAVVEFSFDDSSSSNSPPRKLFTWGNGDDGQLGHGDNASRLAPCNILQLDDINFCRVACGHSITVALTTSGQVYTMGKADYGQLGIPGSTGKFPSRVQGKITNCFIEEIACGSFHVVALSSNSQLYTWGKGGNGQLGHGDNHDRNTPTLVEALKAKQVKHVVCGNNFTAAICLHREVSVADNSICAGCQSPFNLRRKRHNCYNCGLVFCKVCTSKRSVKASLAPKMNKPYRVCEDCFTKLNKGLDTGLTCLPPKATIGSLQKNTGEKVKEALPSKQKGLLSRLSSFNSFKQSDNQHPKKNQKQDLNSGQFSPISNRNTQCEVSQTSSPLMSFSDCPEKLSVSFVGSTSHSQAGSPASLESSSSYSVSLRSAIAAQAYHEVDLDDSEQTSESLKKEISILKEQVEILTQRSLFLEAELEKKSRQLQEKTEQARTEMEKNNAAKEVIKTLMMQPWTTLYLCGLMKNAATCICAGSRCITRHGHTKPSFFIGA, from the exons ATGAACAACTTACGGAGGAACAGTCTTGGAGAGAGGAATGTGGAACAG GCCATTACAGCCTTAAAGAGAGGAACATATCTACTGAAGTATGGACGCAGAGGAAAGCCAAAGTTCTGCCCTTTTCGTCTTTCTACT GATGAAACAAGACTGATATGGTATGTTGACAAGGAGGAGAAACAGCTTCAATTGAGTCAGGTTTCAAGGATTATTCCCGGTCAACGAACT GCGATTTTTCTGCGGTTTCCTAGACCTGAGAAGGAATATCAGTCATTTTCACTTCTATATGGCAAAAGTTCCTTGGATTTG ATCTGCAAAGATAAGGAAGAGGCAGAAGTCTGGTTTGTTGCTCTCAGGGCTTTGATATCTCGGGTTAACTGTCAAAAGTGGACAAGCAATATAGGACATGATGCCACATCTTCTGAAGGTTCAACTGCTGTGACACAACGAAGTTCTCACTCCGCTTTGTCAAGTAGTAGTGGAAGCAGCAGTACACCCTATGAG GACCCAAAGAAAAATCAATTGGTTTCAGTTCCATCTCAGAGTCCCCCAAAAAAGAGATTAGAAAGAGCATTCTCTGACTTTTTACTGTATAATGCAGCCGCACAATGTTCTTCCCAAAGAGGTTTTGCCGCTTGttccctcaactcaagatcatacgGGAACTTAGATGATGAAAATGGGCAGAGCTCTGCGGATACTATCCGATTTAGTTTCTCTAGTGCCATTAGTTCATCTAGCCAGGGATCTTCTTCCGCAACTATTGATACCCTTTGTGACATTTTAATATGGGGAGAAGGAATTGGTGATGGCCTGCTTAGTGGTGGGATATGCGGATGTGGAAACGTTGAAACTGCAAGAAAGGATGCACGTTTGCCTAAGACCTTGGAATCAGCTGTATTACTTGATGCTCAATATATTGCTTGTGGAAGCACACATGCTGTACTAATCACAAAGCAAGGAGAAATCCTTAGTTGGGGAGAGGGGTCAGGTGGCAGACTAGGGCATGGAGTAGAATCTGATGTTTCTAGCCCAAAACTTATAGACACTCTCTGTGGGTTGAATGTTACATCAGCGGCATGCGGAGATTATCATACTTGTGCCACAACAATCAGTGGAGATCTCTATACATGGGGTGAGGGTACCTTTAACTTTGGCCTCCTTGGGCATGATACTGGAATCAGTCACTGGACCCCCAAAAAAGTAAAGGGTCCTTTGGTTGGTAAGCATGTCTCATATGTCTCTTGTGGTCCTTGGCATTCGGCTGCTATAACATCAGTTGGCCAACTTTTTACTTTTGGTGATGGAACTTTTGGTGCTCTAGGTCATGGGGATCGTAGTAGCACTAGCATTCCTAGGGAAGTTGAAACTCTACAAGGACGAAGAACAGTAACAGTGTCCTGTGGGCATTGGCACACTGCAGCTGTGGTAGAGTTCTCTTTTGATGATTCTAGCTCTTCTAACTCCCCACCTCGGAAGCTTTTCACCTGGGGAAATGGCGATGATGGACAACTTGGACATGGAGATAATGCTTCTAGGCTCGCTCCATGCAACATTTTACAGTTGGATGACATTAACTTCTGTAGAGTAGCCTGTGGCCATAGTATTACAGTTGCTCTGACAACATCAGGACAAGTATATACAATGGGGAAAGCTGATTATGGGCAACTAGGAATTCCTGGAAGTACTGGGAAGTTCCCTTCTCGTGTTCAAGGAAAAATTACAAATTGTTTCATCGAAGAAATAGCTTGTGGCTCTTTCCATGTTGTGGCCTTGAGTTCAAACTCTCAGCTTTACACGTGGGGAAAGGGAGGAAATGGTCAGCTAGGACATGGGGACAATCATGATAGGAACACTCCTACACTGGTTGAAGCGCTGAAAGCAAAACAAGTAAAGCATGTGGTCTGCGGAAATAATTTTACTGCTGCCATTTGTCTACACAGAGAAGTGTCTGTTGCTGATAATTCCATTTGTGCTGGATGCCAGAGTCCATTTAATCTCAGACGAAAACGTCataactgctacaactgtgggctTGTCTTTTGCAAAGTGTGCACCAGTAAAAGATCCGTAAAAGCTTCTTTGGCTCCAAAAATGAACAAGCCTTATCGAGTGTGTGAAGATTGTTTTACTAAATTGAACAAGGGGTTGGATACTGGATTAACTTGTCTACCACCGAAGGCCACTATTGGAAGCTTACAGAAGAATACTGGAGAGAAGGTGAAAGAGGCCTTGCCTTCCAAACAAAAAGGCCTTCTGTCTAGGCTGTCCTCATTCAATTCATTCAAGCAGTCTGACAATCAACATCCTAAAAAGAACCAGAAGCAAGATTTGAACTCCGGCCAGTTCTCTCCAATCTCCAATAGAAATACTCAGTGTGAAGTATCTCAAACATCAAGCCCATTGATGTCTTTTTCTGATTGCCCCGAAAAATTGTCTGTTTCTTTTGTTGGATCAACAAGTCATTCTCAAGCTGGCTCTCCTGCTTCTTTGGAATCAAGTTCATCTTATTCTGTGTCACTGAGATCCGCTATTGCCGCACAAGCATATCACGAAGTGGACCTTGATGATTCAGAACAAACAAGTGAAAGTCTGAAAAAAGAAATTTCAATATTGAAGGAGCAG GTAGAGATTCTCACCCAGAGATCTCTTTTCTTAGAGGCTGAGCTTGAGAAAAAATCAAGGCAACTTCAAGAGAAAACTGAACAAGCTAGAACTGAAATGGAGAAAAACAATGCTGCAAAGGAAGTCATCAAAACTCTAATGATGCAG CCATGGACGACGCTGTATTTGTGCGGGCTCATGAAGAATGCTGCAACTTGTATTTGTGCGGGCTCACGATGTATTACCCGACATGGACACACGAAGCCTAGCTTTTTTATTGGAGCATAA
- the LOC107793216 gene encoding PH, RCC1 and FYVE domains-containing protein 1-like isoform X4, with translation MNNLRRNSLGERNVEQAITALKRGTYLLKYGRRGKPKFCPFRLSTICKDKEEAEVWFVALRALISRVNCQKWTSNIGHDATSSEGSTAVTQRSSHSALSSSSGSSSTPYEDPKKNQLVSVPSQSPPKKRLERAFSDFLLYNAAAQCSSQRGFAACSLNSRSYGNLDDENGQSSADTIRFSFSSAISSSSQGSSSATIDTLCDILIWGEGIGDGLLSGGICGCGNVETARKDARLPKTLESAVLLDAQYIACGSTHAVLITKQGEILSWGEGSGGRLGHGVESDVSSPKLIDTLCGLNVTSAACGDYHTCATTISGDLYTWGEGTFNFGLLGHDTGISHWTPKKVKGPLVGKHVSYVSCGPWHSAAITSVGQLFTFGDGTFGALGHGDRSSTSIPREVETLQGRRTVTVSCGHWHTAAVVEFSFDDSSSSNSPPRKLFTWGNGDDGQLGHGDNASRLAPCNILQLDDINFCRVACGHSITVALTTSGQVYTMGKADYGQLGIPGSTGKFPSRVQGKITNCFIEEIACGSFHVVALSSNSQLYTWGKGGNGQLGHGDNHDRNTPTLVEALKAKQVKHVVCGNNFTAAICLHREVSVADNSICAGCQSPFNLRRKRHNCYNCGLVFCKVCTSKRSVKASLAPKMNKPYRVCEDCFTKLNKGLDTGLTCLPPKATIGSLQKNTGEKVKEALPSKQKGLLSRLSSFNSFKQSDNQHPKKNQKQDLNSGQFSPISNRNTQCEVSQTSSPLMSFSDCPEKLSVSFVGSTSHSQAGSPASLESSSSYSVSLRSAIAAQAYHEVDLDDSEQTSESLKKEISILKEQVEILTQRSLFLEAELEKKSRQLQEKTEQARTEMEKNNAAKEVIKTLMMQPWTTLYLCGLMKNAATCICAGSRCITRHGHTKPSFFIGA, from the exons ATGAACAACTTACGGAGGAACAGTCTTGGAGAGAGGAATGTGGAACAG GCCATTACAGCCTTAAAGAGAGGAACATATCTACTGAAGTATGGACGCAGAGGAAAGCCAAAGTTCTGCCCTTTTCGTCTTTCTACT ATCTGCAAAGATAAGGAAGAGGCAGAAGTCTGGTTTGTTGCTCTCAGGGCTTTGATATCTCGGGTTAACTGTCAAAAGTGGACAAGCAATATAGGACATGATGCCACATCTTCTGAAGGTTCAACTGCTGTGACACAACGAAGTTCTCACTCCGCTTTGTCAAGTAGTAGTGGAAGCAGCAGTACACCCTATGAG GACCCAAAGAAAAATCAATTGGTTTCAGTTCCATCTCAGAGTCCCCCAAAAAAGAGATTAGAAAGAGCATTCTCTGACTTTTTACTGTATAATGCAGCCGCACAATGTTCTTCCCAAAGAGGTTTTGCCGCTTGttccctcaactcaagatcatacgGGAACTTAGATGATGAAAATGGGCAGAGCTCTGCGGATACTATCCGATTTAGTTTCTCTAGTGCCATTAGTTCATCTAGCCAGGGATCTTCTTCCGCAACTATTGATACCCTTTGTGACATTTTAATATGGGGAGAAGGAATTGGTGATGGCCTGCTTAGTGGTGGGATATGCGGATGTGGAAACGTTGAAACTGCAAGAAAGGATGCACGTTTGCCTAAGACCTTGGAATCAGCTGTATTACTTGATGCTCAATATATTGCTTGTGGAAGCACACATGCTGTACTAATCACAAAGCAAGGAGAAATCCTTAGTTGGGGAGAGGGGTCAGGTGGCAGACTAGGGCATGGAGTAGAATCTGATGTTTCTAGCCCAAAACTTATAGACACTCTCTGTGGGTTGAATGTTACATCAGCGGCATGCGGAGATTATCATACTTGTGCCACAACAATCAGTGGAGATCTCTATACATGGGGTGAGGGTACCTTTAACTTTGGCCTCCTTGGGCATGATACTGGAATCAGTCACTGGACCCCCAAAAAAGTAAAGGGTCCTTTGGTTGGTAAGCATGTCTCATATGTCTCTTGTGGTCCTTGGCATTCGGCTGCTATAACATCAGTTGGCCAACTTTTTACTTTTGGTGATGGAACTTTTGGTGCTCTAGGTCATGGGGATCGTAGTAGCACTAGCATTCCTAGGGAAGTTGAAACTCTACAAGGACGAAGAACAGTAACAGTGTCCTGTGGGCATTGGCACACTGCAGCTGTGGTAGAGTTCTCTTTTGATGATTCTAGCTCTTCTAACTCCCCACCTCGGAAGCTTTTCACCTGGGGAAATGGCGATGATGGACAACTTGGACATGGAGATAATGCTTCTAGGCTCGCTCCATGCAACATTTTACAGTTGGATGACATTAACTTCTGTAGAGTAGCCTGTGGCCATAGTATTACAGTTGCTCTGACAACATCAGGACAAGTATATACAATGGGGAAAGCTGATTATGGGCAACTAGGAATTCCTGGAAGTACTGGGAAGTTCCCTTCTCGTGTTCAAGGAAAAATTACAAATTGTTTCATCGAAGAAATAGCTTGTGGCTCTTTCCATGTTGTGGCCTTGAGTTCAAACTCTCAGCTTTACACGTGGGGAAAGGGAGGAAATGGTCAGCTAGGACATGGGGACAATCATGATAGGAACACTCCTACACTGGTTGAAGCGCTGAAAGCAAAACAAGTAAAGCATGTGGTCTGCGGAAATAATTTTACTGCTGCCATTTGTCTACACAGAGAAGTGTCTGTTGCTGATAATTCCATTTGTGCTGGATGCCAGAGTCCATTTAATCTCAGACGAAAACGTCataactgctacaactgtgggctTGTCTTTTGCAAAGTGTGCACCAGTAAAAGATCCGTAAAAGCTTCTTTGGCTCCAAAAATGAACAAGCCTTATCGAGTGTGTGAAGATTGTTTTACTAAATTGAACAAGGGGTTGGATACTGGATTAACTTGTCTACCACCGAAGGCCACTATTGGAAGCTTACAGAAGAATACTGGAGAGAAGGTGAAAGAGGCCTTGCCTTCCAAACAAAAAGGCCTTCTGTCTAGGCTGTCCTCATTCAATTCATTCAAGCAGTCTGACAATCAACATCCTAAAAAGAACCAGAAGCAAGATTTGAACTCCGGCCAGTTCTCTCCAATCTCCAATAGAAATACTCAGTGTGAAGTATCTCAAACATCAAGCCCATTGATGTCTTTTTCTGATTGCCCCGAAAAATTGTCTGTTTCTTTTGTTGGATCAACAAGTCATTCTCAAGCTGGCTCTCCTGCTTCTTTGGAATCAAGTTCATCTTATTCTGTGTCACTGAGATCCGCTATTGCCGCACAAGCATATCACGAAGTGGACCTTGATGATTCAGAACAAACAAGTGAAAGTCTGAAAAAAGAAATTTCAATATTGAAGGAGCAG GTAGAGATTCTCACCCAGAGATCTCTTTTCTTAGAGGCTGAGCTTGAGAAAAAATCAAGGCAACTTCAAGAGAAAACTGAACAAGCTAGAACTGAAATGGAGAAAAACAATGCTGCAAAGGAAGTCATCAAAACTCTAATGATGCAG CCATGGACGACGCTGTATTTGTGCGGGCTCATGAAGAATGCTGCAACTTGTATTTGTGCGGGCTCACGATGTATTACCCGACATGGACACACGAAGCCTAGCTTTTTTATTGGAGCATAA
- the LOC107793216 gene encoding PH, RCC1 and FYVE domains-containing protein 1-like isoform X2, protein MNNLRRNSLGERNVEQAITALKRGTYLLKYGRRGKPKFCPFRLSTDETRLIWYVDKEEKQLQLSQVSRIIPGQRTAIFLRFPRPEKEYQSFSLLYGKSSLDLICKDKEEAEVWFVALRALISRVNCQKWTSNIGHDATSSEGSTAVTQRSSHSALSSSSGSSSTPYEDPKKNQLVSVPSQSPPKKRLERAFSDFLLYNAAAQCSSQRGFAACSLNSRSYGNLDDENGQSSADTIRFSFSSAISSSSQGSSSATIDTLCDILIWGEGIGDGLLSGGICGCGNVETARKDARLPKTLESAVLLDAQYIACGSTHAVLITKQGEILSWGEGSGGRLGHGVESDVSSPKLIDTLCGLNVTSAACGDYHTCATTISGDLYTWGEGTFNFGLLGHDTGISHWTPKKVKGPLVGKHVSYVSCGPWHSAAITSVGQLFTFGDGTFGALGHGDRSSTSIPREVETLQGRRTVTVSCGHWHTAAVVEFSFDDSSSSNSPPRKLFTWGNGDDGQLGHGDNASRLAPCNILQLDDINFCRVACGHSITVALTTSGQVYTMGKADYGQLGIPGSTGKFPSRVQGKITNCFIEEIACGSFHVVALSSNSQLYTWGKGGNGQLGHGDNHDRNTPTLVEALKAKQVKHVVCGNNFTAAICLHREVSVADNSICAGCQSPFNLRRKRHNCYNCGLVFCKVCTSKRSVKASLAPKMNKPYRVCEDCFTKLNKGLDTGLTCLPPKATIGSLQKNTGEKVKEALPSKQKGLLSRLSSFNSFKQSDNQHPKKNQKQDLNSGQFSPISNRNTQCEVSQTSSPLMSFSDCPEKLSVSFVGSTSHSQAGSPASLESSSSYSVSLRSAIAAQAYHEVDLDDSEQTSESLKKEISILKEQVEILTQRSLFLEAELEKKSRQLQEKTEQARTEMEKNNAAKEVIKTLMMQVKGTTAKAPNDASAEHLISLMTPTVP, encoded by the exons ATGAACAACTTACGGAGGAACAGTCTTGGAGAGAGGAATGTGGAACAG GCCATTACAGCCTTAAAGAGAGGAACATATCTACTGAAGTATGGACGCAGAGGAAAGCCAAAGTTCTGCCCTTTTCGTCTTTCTACT GATGAAACAAGACTGATATGGTATGTTGACAAGGAGGAGAAACAGCTTCAATTGAGTCAGGTTTCAAGGATTATTCCCGGTCAACGAACT GCGATTTTTCTGCGGTTTCCTAGACCTGAGAAGGAATATCAGTCATTTTCACTTCTATATGGCAAAAGTTCCTTGGATTTG ATCTGCAAAGATAAGGAAGAGGCAGAAGTCTGGTTTGTTGCTCTCAGGGCTTTGATATCTCGGGTTAACTGTCAAAAGTGGACAAGCAATATAGGACATGATGCCACATCTTCTGAAGGTTCAACTGCTGTGACACAACGAAGTTCTCACTCCGCTTTGTCAAGTAGTAGTGGAAGCAGCAGTACACCCTATGAG GACCCAAAGAAAAATCAATTGGTTTCAGTTCCATCTCAGAGTCCCCCAAAAAAGAGATTAGAAAGAGCATTCTCTGACTTTTTACTGTATAATGCAGCCGCACAATGTTCTTCCCAAAGAGGTTTTGCCGCTTGttccctcaactcaagatcatacgGGAACTTAGATGATGAAAATGGGCAGAGCTCTGCGGATACTATCCGATTTAGTTTCTCTAGTGCCATTAGTTCATCTAGCCAGGGATCTTCTTCCGCAACTATTGATACCCTTTGTGACATTTTAATATGGGGAGAAGGAATTGGTGATGGCCTGCTTAGTGGTGGGATATGCGGATGTGGAAACGTTGAAACTGCAAGAAAGGATGCACGTTTGCCTAAGACCTTGGAATCAGCTGTATTACTTGATGCTCAATATATTGCTTGTGGAAGCACACATGCTGTACTAATCACAAAGCAAGGAGAAATCCTTAGTTGGGGAGAGGGGTCAGGTGGCAGACTAGGGCATGGAGTAGAATCTGATGTTTCTAGCCCAAAACTTATAGACACTCTCTGTGGGTTGAATGTTACATCAGCGGCATGCGGAGATTATCATACTTGTGCCACAACAATCAGTGGAGATCTCTATACATGGGGTGAGGGTACCTTTAACTTTGGCCTCCTTGGGCATGATACTGGAATCAGTCACTGGACCCCCAAAAAAGTAAAGGGTCCTTTGGTTGGTAAGCATGTCTCATATGTCTCTTGTGGTCCTTGGCATTCGGCTGCTATAACATCAGTTGGCCAACTTTTTACTTTTGGTGATGGAACTTTTGGTGCTCTAGGTCATGGGGATCGTAGTAGCACTAGCATTCCTAGGGAAGTTGAAACTCTACAAGGACGAAGAACAGTAACAGTGTCCTGTGGGCATTGGCACACTGCAGCTGTGGTAGAGTTCTCTTTTGATGATTCTAGCTCTTCTAACTCCCCACCTCGGAAGCTTTTCACCTGGGGAAATGGCGATGATGGACAACTTGGACATGGAGATAATGCTTCTAGGCTCGCTCCATGCAACATTTTACAGTTGGATGACATTAACTTCTGTAGAGTAGCCTGTGGCCATAGTATTACAGTTGCTCTGACAACATCAGGACAAGTATATACAATGGGGAAAGCTGATTATGGGCAACTAGGAATTCCTGGAAGTACTGGGAAGTTCCCTTCTCGTGTTCAAGGAAAAATTACAAATTGTTTCATCGAAGAAATAGCTTGTGGCTCTTTCCATGTTGTGGCCTTGAGTTCAAACTCTCAGCTTTACACGTGGGGAAAGGGAGGAAATGGTCAGCTAGGACATGGGGACAATCATGATAGGAACACTCCTACACTGGTTGAAGCGCTGAAAGCAAAACAAGTAAAGCATGTGGTCTGCGGAAATAATTTTACTGCTGCCATTTGTCTACACAGAGAAGTGTCTGTTGCTGATAATTCCATTTGTGCTGGATGCCAGAGTCCATTTAATCTCAGACGAAAACGTCataactgctacaactgtgggctTGTCTTTTGCAAAGTGTGCACCAGTAAAAGATCCGTAAAAGCTTCTTTGGCTCCAAAAATGAACAAGCCTTATCGAGTGTGTGAAGATTGTTTTACTAAATTGAACAAGGGGTTGGATACTGGATTAACTTGTCTACCACCGAAGGCCACTATTGGAAGCTTACAGAAGAATACTGGAGAGAAGGTGAAAGAGGCCTTGCCTTCCAAACAAAAAGGCCTTCTGTCTAGGCTGTCCTCATTCAATTCATTCAAGCAGTCTGACAATCAACATCCTAAAAAGAACCAGAAGCAAGATTTGAACTCCGGCCAGTTCTCTCCAATCTCCAATAGAAATACTCAGTGTGAAGTATCTCAAACATCAAGCCCATTGATGTCTTTTTCTGATTGCCCCGAAAAATTGTCTGTTTCTTTTGTTGGATCAACAAGTCATTCTCAAGCTGGCTCTCCTGCTTCTTTGGAATCAAGTTCATCTTATTCTGTGTCACTGAGATCCGCTATTGCCGCACAAGCATATCACGAAGTGGACCTTGATGATTCAGAACAAACAAGTGAAAGTCTGAAAAAAGAAATTTCAATATTGAAGGAGCAG GTAGAGATTCTCACCCAGAGATCTCTTTTCTTAGAGGCTGAGCTTGAGAAAAAATCAAGGCAACTTCAAGAGAAAACTGAACAAGCTAGAACTGAAATGGAGAAAAACAATGCTGCAAAGGAAGTCATCAAAACTCTAATGATGCAG GTAAAGGGCACCACTGCAAAAGCACCTAACGATGCTTCTGCAGAACATCTGATCTCACTGATGACACCTACAGTGCCTTGA